taattttatttttaaaactttgacCCATCACCATGCCTTGGaccaatagttttttaaatggttCTAAACTAGGAGATAATCCAATGGAATGTAAAAAGTGGTTAAAGAACCtcgcataatataaatgcaaaacagctaaaaaaaaaaaaaatatttaaactattatcataaacactgtgaagagtaaatttaccatgTTCTTTTCCACCAACATATATATCAACAGGCATCATTTTGTTGATCAAAGTCTTATCAAACGGTTGAGAACAGTTTTTAGGATCCAAATATCTCATGTAATACCAACTGGAATCCACAAATGTGTCCATAGTATTGGTTTCTCTCCTTGCCTCTTTACCACATCTAGAACActacaatattaatgttatgtttgtatttcaaaaaactgttaaattaCAACTTACTTTGGACAAGTAGTCTTGATCCATTCTTCAACTAACTCtaacgatttaaattttttgtcacCTTGTACATCAAGCATTGGCAATTTTACTGGCAATTGATCTTTAGGTACAGCTTGAGCTCCACAATCGGTACAATGAATAATTGGTACAGGAGTACCCCAATATCTTTGTCTAGATATTAGCCAATCTTGTAATTTAGAGCTTACTTGATAACCACCAACATTTAATTCTTTTGCTTTTTCACAAATTGTTTCTCTAGATAAATATGAACTTTGGTTTACagaataagaaatattatgctCCTTAGCTAATTCTTTATCAATAGAATTTACATATGGCACAGCTAAACGTGATTCTTGCCCATCTGGATATTCAACACGATCAGTAACTAAAACCGGTAATATACTACCAGTAATTGAATTCttgatgtatacatttttatgattcagaacataatatttgtgtacaaAAGAATCAGGCTTAACACAAATAAATGAAGCTAACGGTACATGTTCTGGGTGTTGTGTCCAAACATTAAGAATTGTTCTGCATACATCATCAGCATAtagttgaaaatcaaattgaTATCCATCACATTCTCCAATCCAATGTTTTTGTAGGTTAATAATATCCCTCCAATCTATTAAAGATGGATCATTTAGTCCTTCAAACAGAGCTCTATTgacaatgattttaaaattattaattaaactaacaataacagttattcaattaaatatcaatataatattatattatatcgatatataattgaatataaaaaaaagttttaaaattaaagtcagCAATTTaatctgttttattatttttcagagaAATTGAAAGGAGAAAAAAACTAGACTAAAACAATattggttattaaaataaacaaactttaagttgtttgttttattacttGGAAAATTGTGTCGTTCTTATAAACCATTGTTTCAATACTTTTTTCTTAACAATTGCACCAGATCGCCAAGAACGTCCATTTTCATCTACTTGTTCATTAGCTAACACTGTTTCATCTACAGGATCCCAATTAACTTCAGCCTGATTTACaacaaaagtaaattattagtcAGAgctagtaaaaattatacacaatagtAACACATCTAACCTCCTTAGAATAAACAAGTCCagattgaaacatttttaaaaaaaaccattgggTCCATTTATAATAAGATGGATCACAAGTTGTTATTTCATTGGACCAATCAAAACTGCATCCAAGCTCTTGAAGCTGTTTTTTCATGTgatcaatatttgaattagtCCATTTATCAGCAGGTAATCCATGCAGTATAGCTGCATTCTCAGCAGGTAGCCCAAATGCATCCCATCCCATAGGTtgaaatacctattttaaaaaattattaaaaatatagagttGACCTTatctaatatgaataataatcacaaataaatttacattttgtcCATTCATTCGATGAAACCTAGCAATCGAATCTGCAATTACATATACTCGAACATGACCCATATGTAAGTGACCAGACGGATAAGGAAACATTGACAACACATAGAATTTTTTATcgatgttatttttatcaaaactacCTTTACATAGTTTATCTTTCCAGTATTTctcaatttttagttttaaatctaTTGTCAACTCttcattctataaataaattgtgatgcgtttaaacatattaaattacagaataaattatttattattgataggtATAACTACTCACCCAAATATCATTACTAAGAGATCTACAGTTTGgagtatattttctataaagtCTAAGGTTATttagtttacaaaatatttctttgatAATCATtacagataattaaaaatatattcaacaatagaaagttataaacatttaaaatgcagTCCTTCTTTAATccttacttaataaataatttactagagTAATATagagtatactatattatagtagtaaatTACTATATCATGGTATGAAATTTATTGGACGCATGTTACAGTGATTACATTATCAGCTATAACCGATATATCTTTATGATAAACacgatttaatcattttattattttaaattttaataaaatttattctgtGATAATAGCAAAGCGgatctatataggtatatacttatactatatgtCCTATTACCTAAGTATCACGAACTACTACGTGTAGTAGTTCGTGCTaggtatgtatagtataatcattatatagttaaatggaATCTACAAGAGCTTCTTTCTTTCCTTGTTTCAAATGTTCCTCTATTCCAAACACCCACGATTATCTACAATGAACATAAATCGTGTTagctaaaaatcaaaaactattaaaatttgttattttatcaatgtttatttaataattaataaattacaaaaaaaattgtataatgtaaaattttgttctatttactataaatactcataagtattttaaaattataaattcatgctacaaattttcattttattatttaattcatcatATTTCGAGTATGTTAATTTCCTTAATTtcccataaattatttaacagtaatcattaattactataagttTATGGCCGATTTCTTTactctttaataaatatgtaaataaataataaacaatactattattattatataacaaaaaaaaataccgctAGATCGCACTAGTCAATCTCAATTTACATGATAGATAACTGATTTTATACCAGAAAAAAATGGGTATACCACAGTAATAGgaaaagtataatgtataaatgtataatactataaaaagtaGATGTAATGTATTTGTGCAatgtgtatacagtatacattatagattatagatgaTTCTTATATAGCATATACCGTGCACAAGTTAAATCCCTACGAACTaggtatgatttataataattattaatatagtccTAAAATTGTGTGTAGGTAGTACGACACATTTTGTGTAgtacgaaatatttaaaagtgtgttattcaaattaaatctttatgatattatatttaatttatttaattttatagtttcacattttaatgttttttagtcaaactaaatttttataattatctaactAGTATATTCTACACAGTCACACAGACACACTGTAATAATAcgtagtaaatataatgtttaaattatttgactcTAAACCTCATTCTGCAGATGTAGAATGATTAACAACATTATGAAAACCtcaagaaaaaaatcttt
This sequence is a window from Rhopalosiphum maidis isolate BTI-1 chromosome 1, ASM367621v3, whole genome shotgun sequence. Protein-coding genes within it:
- the LOC113560880 gene encoding probable leucine--tRNA ligase, mitochondrial is translated as MIIKEIFCKLNNLRLYRKYTPNCRSLSNDIWNEELTIDLKLKIEKYWKDKLCKGSFDKNNIDKKFYVLSMFPYPSGHLHMGHVRVYVIADSIARFHRMNGQNVFQPMGWDAFGLPAENAAILHGLPADKWTNSNIDHMKKQLQELGCSFDWSNEITTCDPSYYKWTQWFFLKMFQSGLVYSKEAEVNWDPVDETVLANEQVDENGRSWRSGAIVKKKVLKQWFIRTTQFSKALFEGLNDPSLIDWRDIINLQKHWIGECDGYQFDFQLYADDVCRTILNVWTQHPEHVPLASFICVKPDSFVHKYYVLNHKNVYIKNSITGSILPVLVTDRVEYPDGQESRLAVPYVNSIDKELAKEHNISYSVNQSSYLSRETICEKAKELNVGGYQVSSKLQDWLISRQRYWGTPVPIIHCTDCGAQAVPKDQLPVKLPMLDVQGDKKFKSLELVEEWIKTTCPKCGKEARRETNTMDTFVDSSWYYMRYLDPKNCSQPFDKTLINKMMPVDIYVGGKEHAVLHLYYARFFNHFLHSIGLSPSLEPFKKLLVQGMVMGQSFKNKINGTYLKEDEVIKKGKTYFTKDGDYPVIVTWEKMSKSKHNGVEPKNTISNYGVDTMRLLVLSSVAPTSNRNWNSDTFPGILNWQHRLWLTIREFRALRNNDDIQRHTIHSSIFQKEEIKLHDARNYHVKKTSINFRKSYQLSVAISKLQGLTNILRKSPKELIKYSAEYERLLAVQIIMLTPMAPHFASALWSGFVSAPGRINHKWEQINWENDVINQKWPQVDSDYILNLYCVVNNAVKCVLPMPKREMALLTKEAAIKLAMSQEIIKEYTSSWNIIDIGFQSYEDNDTYVFIKTDRKSAAKDK